In a genomic window of Diadema setosum chromosome 3, eeDiaSeto1, whole genome shotgun sequence:
- the LOC140246988 gene encoding uncharacterized protein has translation MEIPLSAPPQHTAKPVVGGTTSTSALHTAKSVVAMVTTAVHHEPKCSPAIKAPTKKEGNGKTLKKPTKPGVSKKAAPPKEKTDAEVLSRLSKLESMFEKVMEILPSQPTRIQQQQLRAGHVGTACTAENHGGVPFGGMDVCATDDSTQARGTLHDDHGGSSYSGDECDFPAAAASYAPAELTGRPVQVPSFAAKFAVSACVGDPINDELANSTNYLISHCLEEKSMEESAANYPAPSNCPNLLVPKVNPVIWDNVTQTTRSRDVKLQRVQRVHLCKPTTPVTAFLFGDDLGQRVKDLKEENRAAFSLVKGQAKRSTHQPYHPYKRTASGGFIRKQYRNAGWLAAGDTSRPFLGQQQRGYRHSAPHTQTRPPPAHAHNRGQSYSTATLAKPNTVSRRK, from the coding sequence ATGGAAATTCCGCTTTCCGCTCCCCCACAGCATACAGCTAAGCCTGTCGTGGGTGGCACCACTAGTACGAGCGCCCTGCATACAGCTAAGTCTGTCGTGGCGATGGTGACTACAGCCGTGCATCATGAACCCAAGTGTTCGCCGGCTATTAAGGCTCCAACAAAGAAAGAAGGGAACGGGAAAACCCTTAAAAAACCCACCAAACCAGGCGTAAGTAAGAAGGCAGCTCCCCCTAAAGAGAAGACGGACGCGGAGGTGCTTTCCCGCCTTTCTAAACTCGAATCCATGTTTGAAAAGGTCATGGAAATACTGCCGTCTCAGCCTACTCGTATCCAACAACAGCAACTACGTGCCGGCCATGTTGGCACGGCTTGTACCGCAGAAAACCACGGTGGTGTGCCGTTTGGGGGCATGGATGTGTGTGCTACAGACGATAGTACGCAAGCACGCGGTACGCTGCACGACGACCACGGCGGCAGCAGCTACAGTGGGGATGAATGCGATTTCCCTGCGGCGGCAGCGAGTTACGCACCCGCAGAGCTCACGGGGCGGCCAGTACAAGTGCCATCTTTTGCTGCAAAATTTGCGGTCTCCGCCTGTGTGGGCGACCCTATCAATGACGAATTGGCAAATTCTACAAATTATCTCATCTCCCATTGTCTGGAGGAAAAATCTATGGAAGAGTCAGCGGCAAACTACCCAGCACCGAGCAATTGCCCCAACTTACTAGTCCCTAAAGTCAATCCAGTGATTTGGGATAATGTGACACAGACTACGCGCAGCAGAGACGTTAAGCTGCAGAGAGTACAGAGAGTACATCTGTGCAAGCCTACTACGCCCGTGACCGCGTTTCTATTCGGTGATGACTTGGGACAACGTGTAAAAGATCTCAAGGAGGAGAATAGGGCTGCCTTTAGTTTGGTTAAAGGCCAGGCTAAGAGATCTACTCATCAGCCGTACCACCCATACAAGCGCACGGCCAGCGGTGGATTCATCCGGAAGCAATATCGGAACGCAGGCTGGCTCGCAGCTGGCGATACATCCAGGCCTTTTTTAGGCCAGCAGCAGCGGGGATACAGACATTCAGCCCCGCACACGCAGACTCGCCCACCTCCAGCTCATGCGCACAACCGGGGGCAGAGCTACTCGACAGCAACCCTAGCCAAGCCAAACACTGTGTCACGGAGAAAGTAA